CTGTAACAGTGATAGCAGCTTGATAGGGTGACGGATATAATACTTTGTTTGTAGTCCTTTTCCAATCTGGGAATCTGTATCTAATCAAGGTGTCATAAATATAGTCTTTTGCTTCTCTATCTTTTATCAGTTGCACCAAACTCTGTATTAGGTCATCTTCATAATCCAACATGATACCTATTGACAAAAGCCACAACATTTCAATATAAAATCCGTTATCCGTCCAAAATCTCGGCATCGTTTTGATGACTTCCACATAATTATTTTTCAGATTATCAATATCCTGTCCCATAGAATACTGTACCAATAAATAACGAAGCCTATAATTGAACAAAGAATCGTAACCTATATGTTTTCCTGAAAGATGCATTTGTTCATAATAACTAATATCTTCATCATACATTTTCAGTTGCTTCAAATACTGTTCTTCGGTAAAAAGTTTATCTCTTGTTTCCATTATGGTACACTGTTTTTGATGTTAATTTGTTTATAAATACACCTGTAGGTATAGGATATTTCGATAACCGACACCTGGCAGGTGTGTTTCCTAATCTCTAATAGCAACACCCGTCAGATGTCAGACATTCCGCTAACCCACGCCATGCGGGGCGTATATCCTGACCTCCATGCCCCAAAGGTACGAAAAGAATCCAAGAAACAAACCAAACGGTTTGGAAAAGTCGCAAAAGATTTTTCAGGAGGGAGAGAAAGGATGCCGGAGGGCATAAAAAAAGCCTGAACGGGTCAGGCTTTAATCAGCGAATAGATGAAACGGAGCTTGCGGGAGAGTTCCCCCGTGTCCAGACCGGAGAGGAAAGCCTGCTCGAAAGACAAGCCGTAGAATACCTCGCGGAACATGGCGACGGTTTCCTCCGTGTCCACCTCCGCGCGGATTTCGCCCGACGACTTCGCCCGCTCGATAATGTCGCGCCACAGCTTCCGGTCTTTCTCGAACAGGGCGGCGAACTTCGCCCCGGCATCGGGGTAATACTGCCGCACTTGCATCAACAGGTGGAAGTAGTAGAAGTTGTAGCTGCATCCCTGCGGGTTGTTCCCGTCGTCGAGCAAGCCTACGATGCGGCGCATGGTCTTTTCCACGCTTTCCACATGGTGGTCGATGAACTCCAGCAGCGTGCCGCCCCGGAAGCTGAACTTGTTGGCAGGGTCTTGCGTGGCGAAGATGTATTTGTCCACCACCGCCACGAACAGGTCTTGCTTGAAGGAGTAGTAATAAATCAGCCCCCACTTGGACAGCCCGCAGGCTTTGGCGATAGTCACCAGACTTGCCTTCTCGTAGTTCATCTTGGCGAACACCCGCAAGGCGTTCTCCAGCACTTCTTCCCGGTTTGTTATCATAAGCGTAAGGGGTTTATGTTTTTAATTCACGAAGGTAGGGAAAACTTGCGTTCGCGGCAAGCAAAAAAATGATTATATGAAATTCAGCCAATACTTGTACTTAATCATATAATAAAGCAATATGCCCCAAAGAGGATAAATCACCCAAGACATGATACAGGAGAACCTTTGACTGCCAAACAGCAATGGCTTTTCCCGCATTATTTCAATTCCCTTTTTCTTTTTGATGTAATACTTGCTCATAAAACGGTACATGATGTAATAGATTAAAATGAAAAAAATAAACGGCAAATCATAATCGAAGTTCTCTTTGACCAATGGATAAATAAACACTATTGCAGGTAAAAATAATAGTCCGCAAAATAGCATCACAGTTCTTTCATGCGGGTTTTCCAACCGAAATTTGTCCCGGTTGAATATGAAGAATTGATAATACATTGCATCGAAGAAGAATTTTATCAGTCTGATTGCTTTCATGCTTGCTTTACATTATGGAAAAAAAACGATATATTATCGTCTAACGCCCATATCGTCCTTACTATCTTTTGCCAATGAATCATTTGTCCCAATTTATAATATCCGGCAACTAATTGCTATTAGGGTGATTAAGCCGTTTGCTTCCGGCATATAGTTTTATATTCTGACAGCTAATTGAAAGAAACTCTTAAAGGAATATCATGCCATCTTTTATGGTCATGGAAATGCAGATAAATGGAATCCCCCTCAAAAAAGTTATCTATAATATATCCAAAGTTGCTGTTGAATTCTTTTAAGGGGACATGAATGGTGTCTTTATGTTCATCCATCATTTTCTTGTAATAGGCAGACATCCATTCTTTTATCGTGTCGTTCTTATCAATAATGTATAATGTATAACCATTAAACACTTTATAATAAGATGAAGTCAAAGAATTGTCTTCATCATCGGTCATTAAATAGCAGCCTGCTGTACCTGAACTAAGTCCTTCATTATGGAATAAATAAGAGTTCTCCGCATAATAAATGTCTCTATCATCATTTTTCTTTACCTTAAAAGATAAGGGATAGGATAAACTGAAAATAGAACTTTTATCTTTCTTCATTCTCAATACAACAGGGTTTGTACTCTCAATTTGTTTCACCAACAACACATTCCTGTTAGAAGCACATCCAACAAAACCACAAATTGCCAAAATCAAAATAATGCGCATCATATTTTTATCTATCATGGGGAGTAGAATTTTTAGCTATATCTCATTAATTAGTTGTTGATTCCCCAAAGGTACGAAAAGAATCGGATAAACAAACCGAATGGTTTGAAAAAGTAGCGAAAGAGTTGGCGGGAGGGGAAGAAAGGCTGTCGGCATCCTGCCATTTCCTCCGCCAATCATTAGGGTCATCTTAAAGTTCCAGTGAATTTTCCTTAAGCAAGAATTCGTAAATGCTGATGGTCGTAATCCCGGCTTCATCCCTTGTTATGGGGCTTTCCTCTCCGATAACGATAATCTTCTTGAAAGAATCGTCCACTCTCAACAGGGAAGCCCGTTCCTGCCTTATTTTCTCATCGGATTCCATCCGGTAGGCCGACTGTATGTAATACCGTCTGCTCCCCAGATTGCAAACAAAATCGACCTCAAGGCTGGAACGGTGCTGTTTCCCGTCCTCGCCTCTGCGGACGACAGGAACGACGCCTACATCCACATTGAAGCCACGTATCCGCAGTTCGTTATAAACCATGTTCTCCATCAGATGGCTTTTCTCCGACTGGCGGAAGTTAATCCGAGCGTTGCGCAGCCCCAAGTCCATGAAGTAATACTTATAGGGGGAATTGATGTAGCGTTTCCCCTTGATGTCGTAGCGGGTGGACTTCTCTATCAGGAACGAATCGCAGAGGTAGTCAATGTAATTCTTGACGGTATCGCTGGACAGGGGCGATTTCTTCTCGCTTTGGAACGTGTTTGCCAGCTTGTTCGGATTGGTCAGCGCGCCGATGCCCGATGCTATAATGTTGATGAGTTCCTCCAGGTCGTCGTCCTTGCGTATCTCGTAACGCTCTTTGATGTCCTTCAGGTAGGTCTCGTCGAACAGGGCTTTCAGGAAACGCACCTTCTGTTCTTCCGTTGGGTAGGACAGAATCTGCGGAAGCCCGCCATACAGCATGTATTCGTTAAGCCCGGCCTGCACCGTTCCGGGATAAGCGGACATGTATTCGCTGAAACTCAACGGGTACATTTTCACCTCGAAGCCACGCCCCCGAAATTCCGTAATGATGTCTTTGGACAGGAATTTCGCATTGCTACCCGTTACATAAATATCCGCATTGCGTATTCTAAGGAAGCCGTTCAGCACATCTTCAAACTGGTCGAGCATCTGTACCTCGTCCAATAGGATGTAATACATATCCCCGTCCGTGATGCGGCTTTCCACATAGGCATAAAGGTTGTCCGGATTTCTCATGGCACGGTTCCTGTAATCTTCCAAATCCACCTTTATGATATGGTCTGGGGCGATGCCGTTGCTTTCCAGATACGAGGTAAATATCTCAAAGAGCAAGTACGACTTGCCACACCTGCGCATCCCGGTTATAATCTTAATCATACCGTTGTTCCGCAAGGAAACGAGTTCATCCAAGTATTTTCTTCGTTCTATATGCTTCATGCTAATCGAAATTTATGTCACCAAGTGACAGAGTTTCCGATTACAAAGATAAGGTTTCTTTCTTCAAGTCTGGCAAGCCTACTCGAAAAAAGTGTCATTGATGACGGCTTTTCCGGGTAGAGCATCCGCCATTATCTCAATTCGACTCCAATATCCCAAAAGTTTATTGAACAGTATCATTGTAACCAAAGTGCGAAAATAATCAAAAAGACATACGGAAATAGCAAAAACAGGATAGCCCAAATGCTGGAATATTTCTCATACGATTTATCTTGCCGGATTTTCAAATACCGTCGTTTATAATGATAATAAGCGTACAGAATTATCCATACAACAGGATAGGCGAGCAGAGCAAGCAGAATAAACGGAGCCGGATTAGTGCTTGTAGTCGCCCAATAAATCGAGGCTATATCTACTCCATAAAGCAGAAATACAAGACTTAATACACTCGGAACATTCCATGAATACATACTTGTGTCCATCCATCGAGTTAAGCGTTCTGTCTTATACCATAAATATCCCAATACTCTGTGAACTATATTCATATATCGCCATTATTTATACGCTTCTTTTCCTTTCTTTGCTCATATATTCAATGGATTATGTTCTCCAGAATGCAAAATAAAACAGGATGATACCCAGTGCAATTCCACAAAAGACAAGACCTGTCAGGTAAAAGACCCAATCCGGATAATGGAAATCAATCTCCTTGTAAGGAATGGCAGTTTTCTTCACATACTTGTTCCATGCCCAAATAAGAACCCTTCCCAATCTTTTTGCTGTAATATAGCTCATAATTATTTTACTTTTCAATTTGAATTCCCTCATGCGCTGCTAAGCAACAGATAAATTTATCGAACTCGGCGAAATACTTCCTGTATTTATCCTTCTTGAATACAAATAATTCATTTATATAGCATAGATAGAAAATCAAGGATATAAGCAATAATAAAAGAATGAACTTGTACTCAAAAATGGCAATTGGAACGCCTATGCCTAACATCTTTAAGACTTTGCTGCCTACAATCAATGCCATACAAAGCAACCAAAAACTGGTGCAGCTTATGGCAAACATTGCCCGTGAAGAAATGATTACATTTGCTCCCCCATGAATTTCACTAACTTCTTGCTTTTCTATTCTTGATACAATACATTTCATGTACTTGTTGTTCCATTTTGGGAGGCTTAGCCAATAGAAAGGATTCAAAATCCTTTTCAAAATAAGGAACAACAAGTTATATTCGCAATAGTATAGAATATTGTAATATTTCTCTAATAACTTCATCATGCCTTTAATGGTTTGGTGAGGAACAGTGTTCAGCTGTTGGCTCGACTTGGTTATACACTCTATTCTTCATTTGAAATAGTTTGTTGTATGGTATTACAAATTCGTTTGTTTCATAAATAGGGGCAAACATTCGTATCATAAATACCTTGCAATAGATACTATCGCATATTATATCATCATTGGGGTGCTGTGTAATGAACAGTGCTTTATATAAAAACTTATCGTTTGTTTCTTTGACAAAATCTACATCATAAGAGGTTAGTATGGCAAAATTATCATCACCAATGCAATCATTCCAACTGAAATTACTGATATTGCTTCCTACCAAAACAAGCAGGCAATCATCGAGCTTCTTATCTGTTACAAATTCAATTACTCCATCCCATATAGGATGACTGCATGTTATATCGGTGTAGTCATTTGCAGATACGCCTCTTATTTGTACTTGCTCAACGAAAGGCATTCTTTTTAATCCCCATTGAACAGGCAACAATGTAAATAGCCATACATACATTCCAACAATGATGATAATCGGAAATGCAAACATCAAGGAGTGTCTTAAATCCTTTCGGACAAGGCATCCCAAGAAGGCTATAATTAGCATAAGAAGCAATACAATGACTACCATCCTATTTCAATTCTAATTGTTTATAATGTATTGACAACAACACCTATAAGTATTGGACATTCCACTAACCCGCGCCATGCGGGGCGTATATCCCAACCTCCATGCCCCAAAGGTACGAAAAGAATCGGAGAAACAAACCAAACGGTTTGAAAAAGTGCGCTAATCCATAAATCACAATAGACAATCCCATATAGACAAATGCCACCTTTTTTACAAAGCTACACGGTAAATCATTCTTGTTTCAGGAAATCAAGGTCGAAAAAGTAGTCCTTTTTATTTTGGGGATTGACATAAATGATTCCACTTTTATGCAAGGCAAGAAAAACGCCCAAACTGCACTTGTCCATCAGGATGGGTTCGCTGAAAAACTGCGTCCGTTTCCCCTTGTAATCCAAAGTTGCTTTTACGATGCAATAGCAGCGTTCATAAGAAAGCGGTTCATGCATCCGGTCTGGATTCATAAGTGCTTCGCTGGCATTCATTTCCTGACTGCGCCATGATTGGTAGGGCAAATCCGGTTCATCCAGTGAAGCAGGCGCATGTAAACGTGTTTTTAATGAATAAGCGGGAATGTCCATCCGGGTATAATGGACGGTTCGTTTGTTTTCGGAAATTTTGCAACTGTTCAAATCCACTTCCAGCGCAACGCCTTTGGAACGAAGCCATTCCTTGTGTTTCTTTTTGTTGTCCTCTTCCCGCCTTTGGCTTCTCCGCATATTCCAGTACATAATGGCAAACGGAATCACCGCAAGGCTTCCGGTCACCAACATATAGCCGTATTTCCCCATGTCCAAGAATATATAGGTTTGAATTATCAACAGAAACTCTATGGCTATTCCGATGTAGGAAAGGCATCCAAAAATATTGCTTTTAATGTTCATGGTCGTCTCTTGCTGTTAATGGTAAATTACCCTCCGGTATTCAGCAAACCGTCAGGCACATATCTAATCTCACTGCCCAAAGGTACGAAAAGAATCGGATAAACAAACCGGATGGTTTGGAAAAGTTCGCAAAAGAATTTTCGGGAGGGGCAGAATGACCGTCGGCATCCTGCCATTTCCTCCGCCAATCATTAGGGTCATCTTAAAGTTCCAGTGAATTTTCCTTAAGCAAGAATTCGTAAATGCTGATGGTCGTAATCCCTGCTTCATCCCTTGTTATGGGGCTTTCCTCTCCGATAACGATAATCTTCTTGAAAGAATCGTCCA
The Phocaeicola salanitronis DSM 18170 genome window above contains:
- a CDS encoding PoNe immunity protein domain-containing protein yields the protein METRDKLFTEEQYLKQLKMYDEDISYYEQMHLSGKHIGYDSLFNYRLRYLLVQYSMGQDIDNLKNNYVEVIKTMPRFWTDNGFYIEMLWLLSIGIMLDYEDDLIQSLVQLIKDREAKDYIYDTLIRYRFPDWKRTTNKVLYPSPYQAAITVTELAEQDKAEAVKRLEKYLKKEWYRGHSDLSWHNDHKYGINHDGYWCFESGALVKVLGLDDSSLKGLPYYPYDMVHWNDNIK
- a CDS encoding TetR/AcrR family transcriptional regulator — its product is MITNREEVLENALRVFAKMNYEKASLVTIAKACGLSKWGLIYYYSFKQDLFVAVVDKYIFATQDPANKFSFRGGTLLEFIDHHVESVEKTMRRIVGLLDDGNNPQGCSYNFYYFHLLMQVRQYYPDAGAKFAALFEKDRKLWRDIIERAKSSGEIRAEVDTEETVAMFREVFYGLSFEQAFLSGLDTGELSRKLRFIYSLIKA
- a CDS encoding ATP-binding protein is translated as MKHIERRKYLDELVSLRNNGMIKIITGMRRCGKSYLLFEIFTSYLESNGIAPDHIIKVDLEDYRNRAMRNPDNLYAYVESRITDGDMYYILLDEVQMLDQFEDVLNGFLRIRNADIYVTGSNAKFLSKDIITEFRGRGFEVKMYPLSFSEYMSAYPGTVQAGLNEYMLYGGLPQILSYPTEEQKVRFLKALFDETYLKDIKERYEIRKDDDLEELINIIASGIGALTNPNKLANTFQSEKKSPLSSDTVKNYIDYLCDSFLIEKSTRYDIKGKRYINSPYKYYFMDLGLRNARINFRQSEKSHLMENMVYNELRIRGFNVDVGVVPVVRRGEDGKQHRSSLEVDFVCNLGSRRYYIQSAYRMESDEKIRQERASLLRVDDSFKKIIVIGEESPITRDEAGITTISIYEFLLKENSLEL